The proteins below come from a single Mycobacterium parmense genomic window:
- the rpoB gene encoding DNA-directed RNA polymerase subunit beta: protein MADFRQSKTDRPHSSSNGSSSNGSVPGAPNRVSFAKLREPLEVPGLLDVQTDSFEWLIGSAGWRERAVERGEVDPKGGLEEVLDELSPIEDFSGSMSLSFSDPRFDEVKAPVDECKDKDMTYAAPLFVTAEFINNNTGEIKSQTVFMGDFPMMTEKGTFIINGTERVVVSQLVRSPGVYFDETIDKSTEKLLHSVKVIPSRGAWLEFDIDKRDTVGVRIDRKRRQPVTVLLKALGWTNEQISERFGFSEIMMSTLERDPTAGTDEALLDIYRKLRPGEPPTKESAQTLLENLFFKEKRYDLARVGRYKVNKKLGLHAGEPITSSTLTEEDVVATIEYLVRLHEGQPMMTVPGGVEVPVETDDIDHFGNRRLRTVGELIQNQIRVGMSRMERVVRERMTTQDVEAITPQTLINIRPVVAAIKEFFGTSQLSQFMDQNNPLSGLTHKRRLSALGPGGLSRERAGLEVRDVHPSHYGRMCPIETPEGPNIGLIGSLSVYARVNPFGFIETPYRKVVDGVVTDEIEYLTADEEDRHVVAQANSPLADDGRFAEARVLVRRKAGEVEYVPSSEVDYMDVSPRQMVSVATAMIPFLEHDDANRALMGANMQRQAVPLVRSEAPLVGTGMELRAAIDAGDVVVAEKAGVIEEVSADYITVMADDGSRHTYRMRKFARSNHGTCANQSPIVDAGDRVEAGQVIADGPCTENGEMALGKNLLVAIMPWEGHNYEDAIILSNRLVEEDVLTSIHIEEHEIDARDTKLGAEEITRDIPNVSDEVLADLDERGIVRIGAEVRDGDILVGKVTPKGETELTPEERLLRAIFGEKAREVRDTSLKVPHGESGKVIGIRVFSREDDDELPAGVNELVRVYVAQKRKISDGDKLAGRHGNKGVIGKILPVEDMPFMPDGTPVDIILNTHGVPRRMNIGQILETHLGWVAKAGWNIDVAGGTPDWAANLPEDLLHAESNSIVSTPVFDGAKEEELQGLLGSTLPNRDGDVLVNGDGKAVLFDGRSGEPFPYPVTVGYMYIMKLHHLVDDKIHARSTGPYSMITQQPLGGKAQFGGQRFGEMECWAMQAYGAAYTLQELLTIKSDDTVGRVKVYEAIVKGENIPEPGIPESFKVLLKELQSLCLNVEVLSSDGAAIELREGEDEDLERAAANLGINLSRNESASVEDLA from the coding sequence TTGGCAGATTTCCGCCAGAGCAAGACGGACCGCCCACATAGTTCCTCTAACGGAAGTTCCTCAAACGGTTCCGTGCCCGGGGCGCCCAACCGGGTTTCGTTCGCCAAGCTCCGCGAACCGCTCGAGGTCCCGGGGTTGCTCGACGTTCAGACCGACTCCTTCGAGTGGTTGATCGGTTCGGCCGGCTGGCGCGAGCGGGCCGTGGAGCGCGGCGAGGTCGACCCCAAGGGCGGCCTCGAAGAGGTGTTGGACGAGCTGTCGCCCATCGAGGACTTCTCCGGCTCCATGTCGCTGTCGTTCTCCGATCCCCGTTTCGACGAGGTCAAGGCGCCGGTCGACGAGTGCAAAGACAAGGACATGACGTACGCGGCCCCGCTGTTCGTCACGGCCGAGTTCATCAACAACAACACCGGTGAGATCAAGAGCCAGACGGTGTTCATGGGTGACTTCCCGATGATGACCGAGAAGGGCACCTTCATCATCAACGGGACCGAGCGCGTGGTCGTCAGCCAGCTGGTGCGCTCGCCCGGTGTCTACTTCGACGAGACCATCGACAAGTCCACCGAGAAGCTGCTGCACAGCGTCAAGGTGATCCCCAGCCGGGGCGCCTGGCTGGAGTTCGACATCGACAAGCGCGACACCGTCGGCGTGCGCATCGACCGCAAGCGGCGGCAGCCGGTCACGGTGCTGCTCAAGGCGCTCGGGTGGACCAACGAGCAGATCTCCGAGCGGTTCGGTTTCTCCGAGATCATGATGTCGACGCTGGAGCGGGACCCCACCGCCGGCACCGACGAGGCCCTGCTGGACATCTACCGCAAGCTGCGTCCGGGCGAGCCGCCCACCAAGGAGTCCGCGCAGACGCTGCTGGAGAACCTGTTCTTCAAGGAGAAGCGCTACGACCTGGCCCGGGTGGGCCGGTACAAGGTCAACAAGAAGCTCGGCCTGCACGCGGGCGAGCCGATCACGTCGTCGACCCTGACCGAGGAAGACGTCGTCGCGACCATCGAGTACCTGGTCCGCCTGCACGAGGGTCAGCCGATGATGACCGTTCCCGGCGGCGTCGAGGTCCCGGTGGAGACCGACGACATCGACCACTTCGGCAACCGCCGGTTGCGCACGGTCGGCGAGCTGATTCAGAACCAGATCCGGGTCGGCATGTCCCGGATGGAGCGCGTGGTCCGCGAGCGGATGACGACCCAGGACGTCGAGGCGATCACGCCGCAGACGCTGATCAACATCCGGCCGGTGGTCGCAGCCATCAAGGAGTTCTTCGGCACCAGCCAGCTCTCGCAGTTCATGGACCAGAACAACCCGCTGTCGGGGCTCACCCACAAGCGCCGGCTGTCGGCGCTGGGGCCCGGCGGTCTGTCGCGTGAGCGCGCCGGGCTGGAGGTCCGCGACGTGCACCCGTCGCACTACGGCCGGATGTGCCCGATCGAGACCCCGGAGGGTCCCAACATCGGTCTGATCGGCTCGCTGTCGGTGTACGCGCGGGTCAACCCGTTCGGGTTCATCGAGACGCCGTACCGCAAGGTCGTCGACGGCGTGGTCACCGACGAGATCGAGTACCTGACCGCCGACGAGGAGGACCGCCACGTCGTGGCGCAGGCCAACTCGCCGCTGGCCGACGACGGCCGGTTCGCCGAGGCGCGCGTCCTGGTCCGCCGCAAGGCGGGCGAGGTCGAATACGTGCCATCGTCCGAGGTCGACTACATGGACGTCTCGCCGCGCCAGATGGTGTCGGTGGCCACGGCCATGATCCCGTTCCTCGAGCACGACGACGCCAACCGTGCCCTGATGGGCGCCAACATGCAGCGCCAGGCGGTTCCGCTGGTACGCAGCGAGGCGCCGCTGGTGGGCACCGGCATGGAGTTGCGCGCGGCGATCGACGCCGGCGACGTGGTCGTGGCGGAGAAGGCCGGGGTGATCGAGGAGGTCTCCGCCGACTACATCACCGTGATGGCCGACGACGGCAGCCGGCACACCTACCGGATGCGCAAGTTCGCGCGCTCCAACCACGGCACGTGCGCCAACCAGTCGCCGATCGTGGACGCGGGTGACCGCGTCGAGGCGGGCCAGGTCATCGCCGACGGCCCGTGCACCGAGAACGGCGAGATGGCGCTGGGCAAGAACCTGCTCGTGGCGATCATGCCGTGGGAGGGCCACAACTACGAGGACGCGATCATCCTCTCCAACCGCCTGGTCGAAGAGGACGTGCTCACCTCGATCCACATCGAGGAACACGAGATCGACGCCCGTGACACGAAACTGGGCGCCGAGGAGATCACCCGCGACATCCCCAACGTGTCCGACGAGGTGCTCGCCGACCTCGACGAGCGCGGCATCGTGCGCATCGGTGCCGAGGTTCGTGACGGCGACATCCTGGTCGGCAAGGTCACCCCGAAGGGGGAAACCGAGCTGACCCCGGAGGAGCGGCTGCTGCGCGCGATCTTCGGCGAGAAGGCGCGCGAGGTCCGCGACACGTCTCTGAAGGTGCCGCACGGTGAGTCCGGCAAGGTCATCGGCATCCGGGTGTTCTCCCGCGAGGACGACGACGAGCTGCCCGCCGGCGTCAACGAGCTGGTCCGCGTGTACGTGGCCCAGAAGCGCAAGATCTCCGACGGCGACAAGCTGGCCGGACGGCACGGCAACAAGGGCGTCATCGGCAAGATCCTGCCGGTCGAGGACATGCCCTTCATGCCCGACGGCACCCCGGTGGACATCATCCTGAACACCCACGGTGTGCCCCGACGGATGAACATCGGCCAGATCCTCGAGACCCACCTCGGGTGGGTCGCCAAGGCCGGCTGGAACATCGACGTGGCCGGCGGGACGCCGGACTGGGCGGCCAACCTCCCCGAGGACCTGCTGCACGCCGAGTCGAACTCGATCGTGTCGACCCCGGTGTTCGACGGCGCCAAGGAGGAGGAGCTGCAGGGCCTGCTGGGCTCGACGCTGCCCAACCGCGACGGCGACGTGCTGGTCAACGGCGACGGCAAGGCGGTGCTCTTCGACGGGCGCAGCGGTGAGCCGTTCCCGTACCCGGTGACGGTCGGCTACATGTACATCATGAAGCTGCACCACCTGGTGGACGACAAGATCCACGCCCGTTCCACCGGGCCGTACTCGATGATCACCCAGCAGCCGCTGGGCGGTAAGGCGCAGTTCGGTGGCCAGCGGTTCGGTGAGATGGAGTGCTGGGCCATGCAGGCCTACGGCGCCGCGTACACGCTGCAGGAGCTGTTGACCATCAAGTCCGACGACACCGTCGGCCGGGTCAAGGTGTACGAGGCGATCGTCAAGGGCGAGAACATCCCCGAGCCCGGCATCCCCGAGTCGTTCAAGGTGCTGCTCAAGGAGCTGCAGTCGCTGTGCCTCAACGTCGAGGTGCTCTCCAGCGACGGCGCGGCGATCGAGCTGCGCGAAGGCGAGGACGAGGACCTGGAAAGGGCTGCGGCGAACCTGGGAATCAACCTGTCCCGCAACGAATCTGCGTCTGTAGAGGACCTGGCTTAG